Proteins co-encoded in one Plasmodium sp. gorilla clade G2 genome assembly, chromosome: 9 genomic window:
- a CDS encoding S-adenosylmethionine synthetase has translation MSQLKIKRGNFLFTSESVNEGHPDKICDQISDAILDSCLREDPYSKVACEVCAKKNYIFIFGEITTKAKVNYDKVTREVLKHIGYDDESKGLDYKTAEIKVSIDEQSPDIAQCVHENRSPELIGAGDQGIMFGYATDETENYMPLTHHYATLLGKRLTEVRKLGILPYLGPDGKTQITIEYKNKGGCGGHLEPLRVHTVLISTQHAENIKYEQLKSDLMENVIKYVIPEKLLDNETLYYLNPSGKFVLGGPAADAGLTGRKIICDTYGGWGAHGGGAFSGKDASKVDRSAAYYLRFIAKSLVANKFCRRVLVQASYSIGIAYPISLNVNSYGTVSTGYTDYDLEQIILRNFDLRPGFIIQELKLTEPVFSKTSAYGHFGRDGDTFTWEKIKDLSHEKNVLKN, from the coding sequence atgagtCAGCTGAAAATTAAAAGAGGAAACTTTTTATTCACATCTGAATCAGTGAATGAAGGACACCCAGATAAAATATGTGACCAGATATCTGATGCTATTTTAGATAGTTGTTTACGTGAGGATCCATATAGCAAGGTTGCATGTGAAGTATGTGCAAAGAAgaattacatttttatatttggaGAAATAACTACAAAGGCTAAGGTAAATTATGACAAGGTCACACGAGAGGTATTAAAACATATTGGTTATGATGATGAAAGTAAAGGTTTAGACTACAAAACTGCAGAAATAAAAGTATCTATTGATGAACAATCACCTGATATAGCTCAGTGCGTACATGAAAATAGATCTCCAGAATTAATAGGAGCAGGAGATCAAGGTATTATGTTTGGTTATGCAACTGATGAAACTGAGAATTATATGCCTTTAACCCATCATTATGCTACGTTATTAGGTAAAAGATTAACTGAAGTTAGAAAATTAGGTATCTTACCATATTTAGGACCTGATGGTAAAACACAAATAACTattgaatataaaaacaagGGTGGTTGTGGTGGACATTTAGAACCTTTACGTGTTCATACAGTTCTTATTTCAACACAACATgctgaaaatataaaatatgaacaacTAAAAAGTGATTTGATGGAAAATGTTATTAAATATGTTATTCCAGAAAAATTACTAGATAATGAaactttatattatttgaaccCATCTGGAAAATTTGTTCTTGGAGGACCAGCAGCAGATGCAGGTTTAACtggaagaaaaattatttgtgATACTTATGGTGGATGGGGTGCACATGGTGGTGGTGCCTTTTCAGGAAAAGATGCATCTAAAGTTGATCGTTCAGCTGCTTATTATTTACGTTTTATAGCTAAATCTCTTGTTGCTAATAAATTTTGTAGACGTGTCTTAGTACAAGCTTCTTATTCCATAGGTATTGCTTACCCTATATCACTTAATGTTAATTCTTATGGTACTGTAAGCACAGGTTATACAGATTATGACTTAGAACAAATTATTTTGAGAAATTTTGATCTTAGACCAGGTTTCATTATTCAAGAATTAAAATTAACAGAACCCGTTTTCTCAAAAACATCTGCTTATGGTCATTTTGGAAGAGATGGCGATACCTTCACATGGGAAAAGATCAAAGATTTATCTCacgaaaaaaatgtattaaaaaattaa
- a CDS encoding ubiquitin-like protein, putative: MAEERNTIKIKIKSINNDEYELNVKEDLNIEELKGIIAEKRNVNINDIRLIYQGQCLLNEKKLCDYNIQNDHIIHLVVRKKDNNTNNNNNNNNSSSNAEHVNDNMNNNRTYEHVNEPLNFNFIPNMNQPNNGNQANNNIPNNSSIPFYFTHMRLSRNDNMENDLMGQNNICSLLNDIMSQVNISPNFIYGAAAAAATSAANAHENIFANMMNQNMADMNMNANQRRESTGEKNNTTATNNNNNNNNNNSNSGNNNNNNNNNSSGHNFNNSYSAQTNYNEEEQNQHKENADGSPNKDNRASSNSTSNFIQNEKKDNKQRNVKEEEDIEEEKSFNQRDYYKDNKKDTKIYDEEQEDKHKDNFHNKNSIDMHRNKYDRDDTKYESDEKKYKSDEKKLDSYDEKENLEKKKKRKNKINDKKIYHKNEIHGKHEYNSNNSESSSDEEKSNSSYSALYTSNEEDEEKEDENKKYNDLKKKNKTKITNKHKNKKYYDSNSSISPNEDSYVERIRKEDRFRNEYDNLLEPKFHYPYMYNMNPMNHINKMNMVGPYQTPHNFVYNKNFSKHTYPFLGAPSLIKGLKNERNKKKERSKHNYQRDDYLSETCDNVKDIKLEDYLKSKELKEKKKNEKKNKDKNESKRKETFKDSIKENMKDNIKDNIKDYMKNKKYREHFTKHIYNNNTVDLNNSNNIYNPNIATSKNIMDMSNLIKNSNECYSGGIEDSYFSKNNYANIVPFNDLERNNQLIRNDSLRRNSRIVYNDENIEDEEYLSSENSVSANMRSIQMTSNNRRNSAIRRSHMKSLNDMNDSEYNNFEINIPWRVIEQLLLLLEEETGYRRPDLSSYIHSYYNSNSIYVFFYLFVHINNIINSIIIQFNHANILNNDITMSSFSRISLILSLASVIFSRLSSFFYVFYDNFYYPNFSNSYNRYPGSINHEFLRQIRNLYFSNNNYNYNNNNNNMHNNMNTNFYSYNHDPIYRNSNMHGANHPINNQNNNYYYGNPFFRNSTYPNSTGNININADMYSSANNVNNNMNRNNYYPLPYDMRNTVNRTTLQQEFEDYYKNYLPNVADNKNMILRKDYSVSHKEGGNNYNMNGKEDNYRSSRAHKLSNNDNYLERYKTRGKQSMNYNNNENDIDNNNNNNNEYYNNNNEYYNSNNPFAQLDRQAVKHLSHKMQKKTNDENDKDKKKKNHMKKKSSNENNLFKDTNSYKSKSASHTSSDASSGHEEKQEKKNNLLNANASNKLNENSDNNADNLQKEDNKISSQDNELINDNKNDTNVEDKVKVNDDLVNDNFIYYDSNIDDIYEKSDEEKEKELQKEEYNKGYVVEPDDDDDNDDNNHNSYEERQNMPIDANLNVVNNIINNEYDTVNTIENQNDIAQTPIPNINFSSLLNSVQNHMAHNDINEEQPNDKFEGVPDEVKERYTNWVENSHIFSGQMIKICRNKRPLSHAYIGSNGSKDNISYSNFLPFLWKKNMSSLNVEYDLEITDELLNAFDFHVLEFIKKSIKNNEDYKSEKFKYPNLSLCEELFEEMEQNKDN, from the exons atggCAGAAGAAAGGAATacaataaagataaaaataaaaagcatAAACAATGATGAATATGAACTAAATGTAAAAGAAGATTTGAATATAGAAGAATTAAAAGGTATAATTGCTGAAAAGAGaaatgttaatataaatgatataagaTTAATATATCAAGGACAAtgtttattaaatgaaaagaaattatgtgattataatatacaaaatgatcatataatacatttagTTGTTAGaaaaaaggataataatacaaacaacaacaataataataataatagtagtagtaatGCAGAACAtgttaatgataatatgaataataataggACTTATGAACATGTGAATGAACcattaaattttaatttcattCCTAATATGAATCAGCCAAATAATGGAAACCaagcaaataataatataccaaACAATTCATCTAtaccattttattttacGCATATGAGATTATCaagaaatgataatatggaaAATGATTTAATGggtcaaaataatatatgttcattattaaatgatattatGAGTCAAGTTAATATAAGCccaaattttatttatggaGCAGCAGCTGCTGCAGCAACCAGTGCAGCAAATGCccatgaaaatatttttgctAATATGATGAACCAGAATATGGCAGATATGAATATGAATGCTAATCAGAGAAGAGAAAGCAcaggagaaaaaaataacacaACAGCTacgaataataataataacaataataataataatagtaatagtggtaataataataataataataataataatagtagtggTCATAATTTTAACAATTCTTATTCTGCACAAACaaattataatgaagaagaacAGAACCAACATAAAGAGAATGCAGACGGATCTCCAAATAAGGACAATCGTGCAAGCAGTAATAGTACATCTAATTTTAttcaaaatgaaaagaaagatAATAAACAAAGAAATGTAAAAGAGGAAGAAGAtatagaagaagaaaaatctTTCAATCAACGAGATTATTATAAGGATAACAAAAAAGATACTAAAATTTATGATGAAGAACAAGAGGATAAACACAAAGATAATTTCCATAATAAGAACTCAATTGATATGCatagaaataaatatgatagaGATGATACAAAATATGAaagtgatgaaaaaaaatataaaagtgaTGAGAAAAAATTAGACAGttatgatgaaaaagaaaatttagaaaaaaaaaagaaaagaaaaaataaaattaatgataaaaaaatatatcacaaAAATGAGATACATGGAAAACATGAATACAATTCAAACAATTCTGAAAGTAGCTCAGATGAAGAAAAATCAAATAGTTCTTATTCAGCTTTGTATACTAGtaatgaagaagatgaagaaaaagaagatgaaaataaaaaatataatgatttgaaaaaaaagaacaaaacaaaaattacaaataaacataaaaacaaaaaatattacgaTTCCAATAGTAGTATATCTCCTAATGAAGATTCTTATGTTGAACGAATTCGAAAAGAAGATAGATTTAGAAatgaatatgataatttGTTAGAACCAAAATTTCATTAcccatatatgtataatatgaatccaatgaatcatataaataagatGAATATGGTAGGTCCATATCAAACACCAcataattttgtttataataaaaatttcagCAAACATACTTATCCATTTCTAGGAGCTCCTTCATTAATAAAAGGCTTGAAGAATGaaaggaataaaaaaaaagagagaaGTAAACATAATTATCAAAGAGATGACTACTTAAGCGAAACATGTGATAATGTGAAGGATATTAAATTAGaagattatttaaaaagtaaagagttgaaagaaaagaaaaaaaatgaaaaaaaaaataaagataaaaatgaaagcAAAAGGAAAGAAACTTTCAAAGATAGTATcaaagaaaatatgaaagataatattaaagataatattaaagattatatgaaaaataaaaaatatagagaaCATTTTacaaaacatatatacaataacAATACAGTAGATcttaataatagtaataatatatataatccaaATATAGCTACatctaaaaatattatggatATGtctaatttaataaaaaattccaATGAATGCTATTCTGGAGGTATAGAAGATAGctatttttcaaaaaataattatgcgAATATTGTACCATTTAATGATTTAGAAAGAAATAATCAATTAATTAGAAATGATTCATTGAGAAGAAATTCAAGAATTGtttataatgatgaaaatatagaaGATGAAGAATATTTATCATCCGAAAATTCTGTGTCTGCAAATATGAGATCTATACAAATGACTAGTAATAATAGAAGAAATAGTGCTATAAGAAGAAGTCATATGAAATCTTTAAATGATATGAATGATtcagaatataataattttgaaataaatattccTTGGAGAGTTATAGAacagttattattattattagaagaAGAAACAGGATATAGAAGACCAGatttatcatcatatatacatTCCTATTATAATTCTAAttctatatatgtatttttttatttatttgttcatattaataatataattaatagtaTTATAATACAATTTAATCATGCAAATATACTTAATAATGACATAACCATGTCTTCCTTTTCAAGAATTAgtttaatattatctttaGCATCGGTTATATTTTCTAGATTATCAAGTTTTTTCTATgttttttatgataatttCTATTATCCAAATTTTTCGAATTCATATAATAGGTATCCAGGATCAATAAATCACGAATTCTTGAGACAAATaagaaatttatatttttctaataacaattataattataataataataataataatatgcataataatatgaatactAATTTTTATAGTTATAATCATGATcctatatatagaaatagtAATATGCATGGTGCTAATCATCCTattaataatcaaaataataattattattatggtaATCCATTTTTTAGAAATAGCACATATCCTAATAGTACaggtaatattaatataaatgctGATATGTATAGTAGTGCAAATAATGTtaacaataatatgaatcgaaataattattatcctCTACCATATGATATGAGAAATACTGTGAATCGAACGACCCTACAACAAGAATTTGaagattattataaaaattatttaccAAACGTTgctgataataaaaatatgatccTTAGAAAAGATTATTCAGTTAGTCATAAAGAAGGAgggaataattataatatgaatggaAAGGAAGATAATTATAGAAGTAGTAGAGCTCACAAATTatcaaataatgataattatttggAAAGGTATAAAACACGAGGTAAACAAAGCATGAATTATAACAAcaatgaaaatgatattgataataataataataataataatgaatattataataataataacgaatattataatagtaataaccCTTTTGCCCAGTTAGATAGACAAGCAGTAAAACATTTATCACATaaaatgcaaaaaaaaacaaatgatgaaaatgataaagacaagaaaaaaaaaaatcatatgaaaaaaaaaagttcaaatgaaaataatttatttaaagataCTAATTCTTATAAAAGCAAAAGTGCTAGCCATACTTCTAGTGATGCATCAAGTGGTCATGAAgaaaaacaagaaaaaaagaacaatcTGCTTAATGCAAATGcatcaaataaattaaatgaaaatagtGATAACAATGCAGACAATCTAcaaaaagaagataataaaatatctaGTCAAGATAACGAAttaattaatgataataaaaatgatacaaATGTTGAAGACAAAGTAAAAGTAAATGATGACCTTGTAAATGataatttcatttattatgatagtaatatagatgatatatatgaaaagtcagatgaagaaaaagaaaaggaattACAAAAGGAAGAATATAACAAGGGTTATGTAGTAGAAccagatgatgatgatgataatgatgataataatcataatagtTATGAAGAAAGACAAAACATGCCTATTGATGCAAATTTGAATGtagtaaataatattataaataatgaatatgataCTGTGAATACAATTGAAAACCAAAATGATATAGCTCAAACCCCTATTccaaatattaatttttcaaGCCTTTTGAATAGTGTACAAAATCATATGGCTCATAATGACATTAATGAGGAGCAGCCAAATGATAAg TTTGAAGGCGTACCCGATGAAGTAAAAGAGAGATACACAAACTGGGTTGAAAATTCTCACATTTTTTCGGGACag atgataaaaatatgtagGAATAAGAGACCATTGAGTCATGCATACATTGGAAGTAATGGTTCAAAGgataatatatcttatagTAATTTCTTGCCCTttttatggaaaaaaaatatgagttCATTAAATGTAGAATATGATTTAGAAATAACtgatgaattattaaatgCCTTTGATTTTCACGTACttgaatttataaaaaaatctaTTAAGAATAATGAAGATTATAAAAGTGAGAAATTTAAATATCCAAATCTTTCTCTTTGTGAAGAATTATTTGAAGAAATGGAACAAAATAAGGACAACTGA
- a CDS encoding dynein intermediate chain 2, ciliary, which yields MKSNLEKKKKKKVQGTTGDVKVTSTEDAEKDKRRASIKNNKNETFSRFLFPKNPRAFTNLIEYSFSNEQFVTIENIDHTVFHLDIKSCLVLKDSNEGKNQIELIKKKIEKANAFTLLKDNDYIYHKPKNCFDYIDRYSQTVPRSFKDECTKTEPQEINEICDTVSQSIIYDAYLQEFQKISNGADGNDKEKYNNDKKDNDDKSKKNNSLSMGLLSDNAASSYSGGCSDDDKIRGILFSSASSCSNRTDIFSDNDECENNKDNYEDASDEYMDYDDNNYEDYDDEDNNDDYNDGNIYDNDKNVDINKSSIKNEKDNYDSNMSEEYNKEEEYKDCSFIDEKLKKNKNHLDKINKNNEMRKTKQMRKGEKKKRIKKESISGKHELYFINYKDINEQKHKQLNFIYHDNNIKKNDKKILYKKNFLKTLKLMDRIYNKNNEEEIYLSYKNKNNKNILTKLWIFSLNTYQLVVTDIKFHPLYEDLFAISFKNNDFKINMGILCCFTFKNTKNPEHFLKTNFHIHSIEWSTINTSIIIVGLSNGNICIYDLKKNKKESLIFESNFKELYNRDIISQIIFHPQIKIFYSVSYDGYIYQWKYNHKFTVGEKLLTLEKDIDDYNNTLNIIHTQSITCIDFNPFKINLFLIGTNKGKIYLYSSTYSDHYLNIYNEHTMSINSLSYNKFKRDIFISSSYDWTIRIWTQKRKTSLIIFDIKECVYDVKWSPSLSTCFFVISSNGTGKLHIYDLSIDINKEIICEIITKKRKLRKLCVNKFNEVILIGEENGYIYSYKISYSFNPDYMDYLKGKRNEYFQIEIMDSFLSKVK from the exons AATATTCTTTTTCAAATGAACAATTTGTAACAATAGAAAATATTGACCACACCGTTTTTCATCTAGATATAAAATc CTGTTTAGTATTGAAGGATAGTAACGAAGGAAAGAACCAAAtcgaattaataaaaaaaaaaattgaaaaagcAAATGCTTTTACTCTTTTAAAAGATAACG attatatttatcataagCCAAAAAATTGTTTTGATTATATTGATAGATATTCCCAAACAGTGCCAAGATCATTTAA agaTGAATGTACTAAAACTGAACCACAAGAAATAAACGAAATATGTGACACAG tTTCACAGTCAATAATATACGATGCCTATCTGCAAGAATTTCAAAAAATTTCAAACGGAGCAGACGgaaat GAcaaggaaaaatataataatgataagaaAGACAATGATGATAAAAGCAAAAAGAATAATTCTTTAAGCATGGGATTACTTTCAGATAATGCAGCAAGCTCATATTCAGGAGGATGCTCAGATGATGACAAGATAAGaggtattttattttcttctgcTTCCTCATGTAGTAATAGAACAGATATATTTAGTGATAATGATGAGTGTGAGAATAATAAGGATAACTATGAAGATGCTAGTGATGAATATATggattatgatgataataattatgaagattatgatgatgaggataataatgatgattataatgatggtaatatttatgataatgataaaaatgtagatataaataaaagtagtataaaaaacgaaaaagataattatgataGTAATATGAgtgaagaatataataaagaagaagaatataaagaTTGTTCATTTATCgatgaaaaattaaagaaaaataaaaaccatttagataaaataaataaaaataacgagatgagaaaaacaaaacaaatgaGAAAAggggagaaaaaaaaaagaataaaaaaagaatctaTTAGTGGAAAAcatgaattatattttataaattataaagatattaatgaacaaaaacataaacaattaaattttatatatcatgataataatataaaaaagaatgataaaaaaattttatataaaaagaattttttaaaaacattaaaattaatggatagaatatataataaaaataatgaagaagaaatatatttatcctataaaaataaaaataataaaaatattttaacaaaattatggattttttctttaaatacaTATCAATTAGTTGTAACTGATATAAAATTTCATCCATTATATGAGGATTTATTTGctatatcatttaaaaataatgattttaaaataaatatgggTATATTATGTTGttttacatttaaaaatacaaaaaatccTGAACATTTTCTTAAGACAAATTTTCATATACATTCCATTGAATGGTCTACTATTAATACATCTATAATAATTGTTGGTTTGTCTAAtggaaatatatgtatatatgatttaaaaaaaaataaaaaagaatctttaatttttgaaagtaattttaaagaattatataatagaGATATTATTTCacaaattatatttcatCCTCAAATCAAAATCTTTTATTCTGTTTCATAtgatggatatatatatcaatggaaatataatcataaatTTACAGTTggagaaaaattattaaccTTAGAAAAAGATAttgatgattataataatacattaaatataatacatacacaATCTATTACATGTATAGATTTTAAtccttttaaaataaatttattccTTATAGGAACtaataaaggaaaaatatatctatactCAAGTACTTATTCAgatcattatttaaatatatataatgagcATACTATGTCTATCAATTCTTTatcttataataaatttaaaagggacatttttatatcttcctCCTATGATTGGACAATAAGAATATGGACTCAAAAGAGGAAAACATCCTTAATAATATTTGACATCAAAgag tgCGTATATGATGTTAAGTGGTCTCCTTCTTTATCCACCTGCTTTTTTGTTATAAGTTCCAATGGAACCGGCAAATTGCATATATACGATTTAAGCATAGacataaataaagaaataatttgtgaaattataacaaaaaaaaggaaattaaGAAAACTGTgtgtaaataaatttaatgaaGTTATATTAATAGGAGAAGAAAAtggttatatttattcatataaaatatcttATTCATTTAATCCGGATTATATGGATTATTTAAAAGGTAAGCGTAATGAATATTTTCAAATTGAAATTATGGATTCCTTCTTAAGCAAAGTCAAATGA